One part of the Treponema sp. OMZ 787 genome encodes these proteins:
- a CDS encoding arsenate reductase family protein: MIFIYYPKCTTCINAKKWLDENGLPYTERHIKEKNPTAAEIKKWHKKSGLPLKKFFNTSGLVYRGLNLKEKLPNMSEEEMYDLLASDGMLVKRPLLITETSVLIGFKPKDWEEALLN, encoded by the coding sequence ATGATTTTTATTTATTATCCGAAATGTACTACATGTATAAATGCAAAAAAATGGCTTGATGAGAATGGACTGCCTTATACCGAAAGACATATCAAGGAGAAAAATCCTACAGCCGCCGAGATTAAAAAATGGCATAAAAAGAGCGGCCTGCCCTTAAAGAAATTTTTTAACACAAGCGGTTTGGTTTATCGCGGTTTAAACCTTAAAGAAAAATTACCTAATATGAGCGAAGAAGAAATGTATGATCTTCTCGCAAGCGACGGTATGTTGGTAAAGCGCCCCTTGTTAATTACCGAAACTTCTGTCCTCATCGGTTTTAAACCTAAGGATTGGGAAGAAGCTCTTTTAAACTAA